A genomic window from Lotus japonicus ecotype B-129 chromosome 1, LjGifu_v1.2 includes:
- the LOC130733385 gene encoding F-box/WD-40 repeat-containing protein At5g21040 encodes MAFECPLSTKVSQNLVNFVENPGIGIVEPNQLSSKPNIAIGNPVLNTKRESRKGESLKGAGAGASKFHSSKKGNKAPASSDLNQSSVPGDEVVFASCRSITDLPPALISEILNCLDPKDLGIVSCVSTILRGLASEHHAWKEFYCERWGLPAAPVVLDSESAVDDDKSWKEIFVEREFRSKTFMGRYSMDVLYGHTEAVKTVFLLASAKLIFTSGYDSVVRMWDMEDGLSIASSRPLGCTIRAVAADRRLLVAGGTDGFIHCWRAVEGLPHLFELKVSSQNQNTEVRLWGHEGPVTSLALDLTRIYSGSWDTTVRVWDRHSMKCTVVLRHSDWVYGLVPHDTTVASTSGSDVYVWDTHSGVLLTIIHDAHAGNTYALARSHTGDFLFTGGEDGAIHMYEIVSDSNETGAWHVAAWIPHSGPVHSLAFEFPWLVSASSDGKLALIDVRKLLRTSKRALRKRATKVKYLSEAIVEPPQRMLHGFKSNLYSVNIGADRIVCGGEEGVVRIWNFTEALEIERRVRALRGIRLENRMRRRKLQTEISSKGGRTDQCSVAAVKKNSGSCIWPNKRGMSGKLKA; translated from the coding sequence ATGGCATTTGAGTGCCCACTGAGTACCAAGGTTTCTCAAAATTTGGTCAATTTTGTGGAAAATCCTGGCATAGGGATAGTTGAACCAAATCAGCTTAGTTCAAAACCCAATATTGCAATTGGCAATCCTGTTCTGAATACCAAACGTGAGTCTAGGAAAGGTGAGAGCTTGAAGGGTGCAGGTGCAGGTGCATCAAAATTTCATAGTTCTAAGAAAGGAAACAAAGCCCCTGCTAGTAGTGATTTGAACCAGTCATCAGTTCCTGGTGATGAGGTGGTATTTGCGTCTTGTCGGTCCATCACTGATCTTCCGCCGGCACTGATATCTGAGATTCTCAATTGCCTTGACCCGAAAGATCTTGGCATTGTTTCGTGTGTGTCGACGATTCTTCGTGGTCTTGCGTCTGAGCATCATGCTTGGAAGGAATTCTACTGTGAGAGGTGGGGGCTTCCAGCAGCTCCAGTTGTGCTGGATTCTGAGTCTGCAGTTGATGATGATAAGTCATGGAAGGAAATTTTCGTGGAAAGGGAGTTTAGGAGTAAGACGTTTATGGGGCGGTATAGTATGGATGTGTTGTATGGCCACACTGAAGCTGTTAAGACTGTTTTCTTGCTGGCTTCTGCAAAGCTCATATTTACTTCTGGGTATGACTCTGTTGTGAGGATGTGGGACATGGAGGATGGGTTGTCAATTGCATCGTCAAGACCACTAGGCTGCACCATTCGTGCCGTCGCAGCAGATCGAAGACTGCTGGTTGCCGGCGGCACTGATGGATTCATTCATTGCTGGAGGGCTGTTGAAGGACTGCCCCATCTGTTTGAACTTAAAGTCTCATCACAAAACCAGAATACTGAGGTTCGGCTTTGGGGACATGAAGGTCCGGTAACTTCACTTGCTTTGGATTTGACAAGGATTTATAGTGGTTCATGGGACACGACTGTTCGAGTGTGGGATCGGCATTCAATGAAGTGTACTGTGGTGCTGAGGCACAGTGATTGGGTCTATGGACTTGTCCCTCATGATACCACAGTTGCAAGCACATCAGGTTCAGATGTGTATGTTTGGGATACTCATAGTGGTGTTCTGCTGACCATAATTCACGATGCTCATGCTGGTAACACTTATGCTTTAGCTCGAAGCCATACAGGGGACTTTCTTTTCACTGGAGGTGAAGATGGCGCCATACACATGTATGAAATTGTGAGTGACAGCAACGAGACTGGAGCTTGGCATGTTGCTGCTTGGATTCCTCACTCAGGTCCTGTGCATTCCCTTGCTTTTGAGTTTCCGTGGCTTGTTTCTGCATCAAGTGATGGCAAGCTAGCGCTCATTGACGTGAGAAAACTGCTGCGGACTAGTAAGCGCGCTTTAAGGAAGAGAGCTACAAAGGTGAAGTATTTGAGTGAAGCCATAGTAGAGCCTCCGCAGAGGATGCTGCATGGATTTAAGAGCAATCTTTACTCTGTTAATATAGGAGCTGATCGAATTGTCTGTGGAGGTGAAGAGGGTGTCGTGAGGATCTGGAATTTCACAGAAGCTTTGGAGATTGAGCGTAGAGTCCGCGCATTAAGAGGAATACGGCTAGAGAACAGAATGAGGCGGCGGAAGCTCCAAACAGAGATA
- the LOC130733386 gene encoding DNA-directed RNA polymerases II, IV and V subunit 6A: MADEDYDDVDMGYEDEPVEPEIEEGAEEDLENKNEEEENGEPLETEEKEEAQPVQRPRKTSKYMTKYERARILGTRALQISMNAPVMVELAGETDPLEIAMKELRERKIPFTIRRYLPDGSYEDWGVDELIVEDSWKRQVGGD, translated from the exons ATGGCCGACGAAGACTATGATGATGTTGACATGGG GTACGAGGATGAGCCTGTAGAACCTGAGATTGAG GAAGGGGCAGAGGAGGATTTGGAGAACAAGaatgaggaggaagaaaatggaGAGCCTCTTGAGACTGAGGAAAAGGAAGAGGCACAACCAGTGCAGAGGCCTCGAAAGACGTCCAAGTATATGACCAAGTATGAGAGAGCTAGAATTTTGGGTACCCGTGCTCTTCAAATCAG CATGAATGCACCGGTCATGGTTGAGTTGGCGGGGGAAACTGACCCACTTGAG ATTGCCATGAAGGAGCTTCGAGAGCGGAAAATACCCTTTACCATCCGTCGCTACTTGCCTGATGGAAG TTATGAGGATTGGGGAGTTGATGAGCTTATTGTGGAAGACTCGTGGAAGAGGCAAGTGGGCGGTGATTGA